ACCAGGTATTCGGAATCATGACTTCATTAGTAATTTGCACAATTGCTCTGGTGCTGGGCTGCATACGGATTTCTTCCATTAGGTCATTTCTCTTGGTTCGGGGACTTCTGATCGAAGGACTTAAGGCACcgaagaaagacaggaagggagtATTTTCAAGGCGGGGGAAGAGGAAGTCTTACCAGCTCTGCACACCGCAGCCTTAGCTGCAGCCCTGCTTCTTGCAACAGCACGTCTGCTGACAACAGCACTTCTGCTGGCAGCAGCCCTTCCCGCAGCCACACGAGCCGCAGCCACACGAGCCGCAGCCACAcgagcggcggcagcagcagacCACGGGGACGCTGCAGCAGCccccgcagcagccgcagcagcagggACAGCAGCTGGAGCAGCAGCCCACCCGGTAGCACCGGCACGTGGTGCAGctgccgcagccgccgccgcagccgccgccgcagccacTACCGCAGCcaccgcagccgccgccgcagccgccgcagccacCGCAACTTCCGCAGCCACAGCACCCCATGGTGTCGGCAGAGAGGACtcgggagaggggaggagggagactcAGGAGGTGAGGGAGGTCTGGTGCCGCctcctgctgggggaggggcttaTATACCAACCcgggagcaggagcaggaagaCACGTGACCACTTCCTTGTTGCTATTTGGCTCTATTTACAGGGAAGAATCGCATCATCTCTTATGTGCTTCCCTTTTAGATATCTTTGGCTTCATCACCTGTGTAGTTTACTGTTTAAATAAACCTATATTCCAGTTtaagtttaaaacacaaaatctaGGGAATCCTCCTGGGAACCAGGAGCGTGGTGAGGCTACCAACGGGGCCAGGCAACATCTCCATCTTCCCAAGCCGCCTGTGCCCGCGGGGCGTGCGGACCACACCCGTCATCAGGCAGCCCCTGGGTCAGGTGATCTGTGAGCTCTGAGGGAGCTGCTACAGTGAAGGTCAAGGTGTCGTCCCTGACCTCAAAGAGCTTGGGATAGAAATGACCCTGGGAGCTGGGGATGTGAATTGGCAACAGATTCAAAGGTCACTGCCAAGGCCAGATGCCATCATTGCATTTGTTGGCCAGGGGAAACTAAAGATaccattgtgattttttttttttttttttttaattaggctcAGGGCcagaacttacaaccctgagatcaagacccgatctgagatcaagagttggatgctcaaccaacggagccacccgggcgttcCAATAACAgtatttctatcctttttttttttttttttaaacaggctccatacccaatggggggcttgaactcatgattcggagatcaagaatcagatgttctACCGCCTatgccagccaggcaccttgtCATGGTGATTTCTTATACCCAGGTcatactgatttattttattttattttattttattatttatttacttttgaaacagagaggcagagtgcaagtgggggaggggcagcgaaagagagggagacacagaatccaaagcgggctccaggctctgagctgtcagcacagagcctgacgcggggctcgaacccatgaattgggagatcatgacctgagccgaagtcggatgcctaacggactgagtcacccaagcaactcctgattattttaaaaatggaaataaatcctcttaagagtctgcattttaatGGTGTAATCCTCGGTGTATTTTGCTCTGGATGAGGAATTAGTTTTTGGCTTTGACATCAGTTGATGTCTGCTAAGGAGGCTGACCTAGGCAATTTTGAGAGCAGGGTGGTACCTTGGGGGACACAGGTGCAGAGGCCTGAGAAGTGAGGAGAGGCCTGATGTGGGGAGAAAGAAGTGTGAGATGTGGTGAATGTGTAGCTGGGGTCCTGTGGGGTCTGAGGGCTAGCGACCAACAAGGAGGCtggaaaaacagaagacaaaaggaTGAGAGCaaaagcgggctctgtactgtgTGTGTTGATGGAGGGCACTCTGGCCTTTCAGGGAGTTCTGAGGACCTTCGTGGGGATGGATCTTCAGAGATCAACAGATTCCCCAAACTACGTTTTGTAAATGGCTTGCTGCTCGGAGTTTATTTTCCCAGTCCAGTGAGATTGTCCCTCAGGAATCTGAGTGACAGAAAATGCTGTAAGGTCCCCGGGGCATGTTGACATTGTTATTAATGATCCCAAACTATTTTTGTGGTATGTGGACTAGAGCCTTTCAAccaccgggggtgggggtgggggggggggtgggggggggtggtgcttgagctggggtggggggtgcagtgGGGCAAGAGATAAGAGGTTTTAAGAGATTTGAGAGCTTTTAAGGAAGCAGAATCAACAGAATTGGAAAGAAGACCAGAAATGGGGCTGAGAGAAACAAAGGATTCAAAGCCGAGATTTTAATGGATTGTCCATTTGATGGAGAAGGCATGCAGTGGAGGAATATACCTTTTGTGTTGTGGGGTTGGTGATTATGCCTTGAGTCTGTGGCCTGGGACATGGCAGGTGCCTCGGAAAAGCCTTGGGAAGAGGGCGGAGCACCAGTTGGATGTCGGAGATTTGGGGTGTGAAGGAGATTCTAAATGGGAGGAAGGGATCCGTGAAATGCACATGGAAATTGAAGCCACGGTTCTGGATGTGAGCACGTAGGGAGGGAGTATAGTGGGAGAGAAGGGAGCGTCTGGTCAAGACTTTCAGTAGAGAACTTTTGGGgttgagggagaaaagaggatcATTTCGTTTAAAAATAGTCCACATTTCTTCGGAAAGGTAGCTGTGAACATGTAAACCTCGCAAGAACCAAAGGGACCCATTTAACAAGGTGTGAGCCACACAACAGTGATAGATGTGACAAAATCAGAGACGAATGGTTTGTTCAACTCGGTTGTTCATATGGACTCGACCTCTTGGAAGTTTCTGTTagagccgggggtggggaggaggggagggctccAACTGAATATATGGAGAGAAAATCACCCAGGAGAAAAGGAGCTGGCAGTAATCAAGTGCTTTCTTAGGTTAACATCTCAAAGGTTCAGCTGTGTTTCTGTGGAAATGGAGATCACCTCCCAAATGTGAGCATCTCTTAGTCTGCCTCTAAAATGACTGTAAGAAGGGGCACCTGCAcaactcggttaagcgtccagctcttgatttcggctcagatcatgacctcacggttcatgagatggagctctgagtcgggctctgagctgacagcacggaggctcctggggagtctctccctctctctctctctctctgcccctcccctgcgcacgtgggtgctcattctctctttctgtctcaaaataaataaacattaaaaaaataaaataaaatgactttaagAAGAAAAGCTAAAATTAGCAAATGTATTGGGTCAAATGTCATCGGCTAGAATGTAAACAAGGAACAACCCTAGATGAGCTTATCGTGGAAGCTGCGGCAATGAGGAAGTGCTCAGGGTCACGGGTCCTGGGCGGCTCCATCCCCACCCACTTCAAGATGCTATATAAGCCCCTCCCCCCGCAGGAGGCGGCACCAGACCTCCCTCACCTCCCgagtctccctcctcccctctcctgagTCCTCTCTGCCGACACCATGGGGTGCTGTGGCTGCGGAAGTTGCGgtggctgcggcggctgcggcggcggctgcggtgGCTGCGGTAGTGGCTGCGgtggctgcggcggcggctgcggcggctgcggcggcggctgcggcagCTGCACCACGTGCCGGTGCTACCGGGTGGGCTGCTGCTCCAGCTGCTGTccctgctgctgcggctgctgcggggGCTGCTGCAGCGTCCCCGTGgtctgctgctgccgccgctcgTGTGGCTGCGGCTCGTGTGGCTGCGGGAAGGGCTGCTGCCAGCAGAAGTGCTGTTGTCAGCAGACGTGCTGTTGCAAGAAGCAGGGCTGCAGCTAGGCGGGCCACGTggcctctgtccctgcccaggTGACCCTGGAACGTTCCTCTGCTCCATTCGCCTGCCCCACCTGTCCTCATGTGCTGTTCTGAGACTGACCCTCTTTGCTCCTGCATTGAggttcctgtttttgttttttcttctgctttgggTGTTTTCAGGTTTCCCATCTGGAAAGTTTCTAATCAAATAGCCAACAGTGAAAACAAGGACGCGAGCACAACATGCTCGCTCTGAATGAAGAGCTGACCTCATGGGGCTCCATCAGATAGGATCGCAATTAATGTTCTTTAGACCTATGTGATTATTTCCTTCCCATGTCTGTGCTTCTACCTCTGCTCCTTTTTTAATCTTGTATTCCTATTTGTCGACAGCGTTTTTCTAAATGTCCtaataaatacaaacttttaacatgaaaaatttctttttgcctttgttttgattttaccATATCCCACCTCCCGGAACATCTTAATCTCACTTAAAAGTCACTTGGAAGATGGGCAGTGAGAGCAGAGCAAGGCAAGGAACCATGAGAACAGCCTTCCTGCCCCCGCTGCCCATGCATTTCAGCTACTAACACCAACAGAGCACTTGGAAGTGATTTACCTACAACTGGAATTCTGTTTTGAAATGACGGTTTCAGTTACAGGGAAACAAGGGTCCCTAATTGattaaaaatgctgttttattCACAAAGAGCCATTTCAAACAAATGTTCAGAAATACATCCACTACCAAAATATGGAGGGCTGCATTTGCCTTAGATTCCCATCTACTGGGGCCACTTATTCTTCGCATCAGGGGCAGAGCCCCACCCCTGCAGAGCAGGCCCCGTCACTTTCCCCTATGAATTTAGCGAGCAGTACACATTTAGACTCTCGGTATTATTAGTTTAGCTTTCGATCTCCCTAACTACAAAAAGTAATGCCATCAGGCTGTGCTAAGTGGGTCAGCTTTGGTGGATGTGGGATTTCTCTTCgttcttttctgtttatattaatTTAACCTTGGTTGGGGTATTGTGAAGGCTCAGGCTTACTTTTGGCTTCATTTCAGATCTTACTTAGTAACTGAAACTTTGAtggatgtttttaagttttatttttgagactcaTGAGCTTGGAGGGGCTCTGACTAGTCCTCTAATCTGTGTCCTTTTGCCAGACTGTGCTAGtccattctgttttatttatttattcttaaatttatttttaaagtttatttattttgagagagagagagagagagagagagagcatgagagggggaggggcagagagagagagagagagagagagaatcctaggtaGGTttcgcgctgtcagcacagagcccgactcagggctcgaactcacaaaactatgagatcatgacctgagctgaactcaagagttggatgcgtaactCACTGACCCACCCAATGACCCTggtagtcctttttttttttttaatgtttatttaattttgcgAGAAAgatagaggcagagcatgagcaggggaggggcagagagagagggagacgtagaatccaaagcaggctccaggctctgaactatcagcacagagcccaacgtggggcttgaactcatgaaccatgagatcatgacctgagccgaaatcaaaaggaAACTACAGTTCAGTTGGTCCTCAATAGCCTCATTCCCTTGGAAGATACCAATCGAAATACAAATGACATTTTATGATTCAGATTATGAGTAGTATTTAGAaggatttaaatattttggaagaatgtGCTTTCTGTTGACAAATGTTCCCTGAGAAACCCCTAGCTATAAAGGCAGGTTTGAAGCCAGTTCAAAGATGGAGTAGATCCTGCCTTGGAGGGTCATTGGGTGGGGTGGGTTGTGTACAAAGAATTATAACCCAAGGCCAAGTGTGATACTGGCTGTAGGCATCTCCATCAGAGGTGCAGAGGTAGTTCTTGAAAACATCCAGAGTGGTTTCCATAGCACTGAATCTCGTGGCTTCTTGTTCCCTGTGGAGTCCTCTCTGTCACGTTTGCTCTGGTTTGGACCAGAGCCGGAGAGTGGCAGAGCCTATCGTCACTGCAACGTGAGGGTCGGCCCTTGTCTTTGCAATAACTGTCCTCATCTTTTGCCCCGAGGCACACATTTCCCAGACGGACGGAGTGCTGAAAAGAAAGAGGTGGGTCGCAATTTAAGGGAAATATTTCTGTAGTTCAACTGAACTCAGCAAATGTCTTCCTTTTCCAATCTGATATTATTCTCACTTTGTTTTCCCAGTGATTCAGACGGCCTAAATGAAGACCGATATTTGCAATTGGATCCCAGACAGGCACGTTCAAGCAACTGACGCGAGACGTGGGATATGCGCTCACACGGAGTGCTCTTCCCGTGCTTTCCAGCCCTCGCCACCAAGCCCCGATACATGGATCCTGTCTGACTGCCTTGTGAATTTTGTCATAGCTTCATATAGTGGGaatgagtgtggaccctgctcgGGAGGAAGAAGCGAGAGCCGAGTGTATGCAGGCAAAGTAGGAAGCACACTGCACACGCATGCCACATTGTGGGTACAACAGCCCTacatttcctccttctttttttcaacttgattatttaaagtttatttatttatttttgagagaggtgggcGTGGGGCTAGGGACAGAGGGAGATTGGGAATCCACagcggtgcagagcccaacgtgggacttcatcccatgagccatgagatcacgatctgagctgaaatcaagagttggatgcttaactgagtcacccagacgccccatgcttctttcttttaagtaTCAGGGACAGCTTGTCACACAGATTTACCTAAGCCACAGCATCAATTTAGGCTTGTGACTCAGGACCCCCATAAACACACGTATTGTTGACAGTCATCAGGCGTGTCCCAAAAGTATTGTTTTGTCAGGGCGgccctaacaaaataccatacatGGGGTGGCTTAACCgccaggaatttattttctcacagttctggaggcgggaagtccaagatcaagccCAAGTTCCGTGGCTCAAGGCCCGAGATGAAGCTCGCAGTGGGTTTGGTCTGCAGCCTTTCTCCTCAGCTGcaagatggctgccttcttgctctgTCATCGCACGGTCTTCCTTCTGGGCacgtctgtgtcctaatttcctcttcttctaagaacaccagtcatatttGTTTAGAACCCACCTTAAGGACCTTCTTTggacttaatcacctctttaaagagcCCATTTCCAAacatagtcacattctgagatgctGGGAGTGAGGGCTTCGACATCCGGATTTGGGGGGGAtgcaattcagcccataacaaaaGAGTAACAAAACATACAGAAGTCTAATGCTTTGTCCTTCATTTACGTGGTTTTGTTAGTGACCTTTGTTTAATATAATCtggactttgcttttttttttttttctgccaataGCCATTACAGATTTACCcttactttcttttctatatcAGATTGTCAGCTAACAAAGGAATTGCGTCTTGGTGTCCCTCCCAGGACCCAGCACGATGTTTGACAAATAAACGTTCAAGAACGGTCGCTGGTTCGCCCTGCTGCCTGGATCCTTTCTTCACCCGTTGATGTCAATACTGAGTGATGGCAACTTAGCCAATCCTGACAGCCCCCATCTCCTACTTTTACTGCCTGAAAAAAAAGCTCACATCTCTAGTGAGCGGGACGGGGAGAGCAGAAGCTGAAGACGTGCTACATCTTTGATGCTCGGAGGGCCGCGTGTCCCAGGATTCAGCCGGTCAACCTCACTTTGTGGGAAAACTGCCACAAGGAGTCCTCAGTGAGGAAAGGCTGGGGGAGAGATGGATGGGACTCTCTCTTGCTGAGAATAGTTATGTGACAGGAGGTGGTTCTAAAGGCGGAGGCTgggggtggctcggttggttgagcatctgatttcagctcaggtcatgatctcacagtccagagtttgagccccgcatcaggctctgtgctgacagctcagagcctggagtctgcttcggattctgtgtctccctctctctctgctcctccccctgctcatgctttgtctgtctctctctctcaaaaataaaatgaaataaaaattaaaaaaaaataaagacggAGCCAGGCAGAAGTGTGAATCAGAGGATGGGGACCATGGGATAAACTCTAGAGGCTGAGAGTAACTACGGAGTGCCGAGTAGTCAGAGGGCACTAAATAAAAGCTCAGGGCTCTTGGATGCGGAAAAGGAACCAGACATAGAGATGGGTGGGTGTCAACTTAGAGTCTGAGGAAGCTCACGTCAGACCTCCTTCTCAAACCCTATCTTCTGAATTCCCAGGGGCAAGGAAGACTATCTTTTCAGGGGCTCCCTTTGGGGGTCTTACTTAACATGGTTACTCAATTCCTGTTTCCTTTTGTGATTTCATTGCATTTGGTCACTTCAGCCTATTTAAGCATCTGTCTTTGTCAGGCTCTACCTAGAATGGCAAGGAAATACCCCACGTGGACTTGTGGTGTTGGAGCAAGAATGTCCTTCTCCTGGGAGACAGACCCCAGGAGCTT
The sequence above is drawn from the Neofelis nebulosa isolate mNeoNeb1 chromosome 2, mNeoNeb1.pri, whole genome shotgun sequence genome and encodes:
- the LOC131505702 gene encoding small cysteine and glycine repeat-containing protein 7 produces the protein MGCCGCGSCGGCGGCGGGCGGCGSGCGGGCGGGCGSCTTCRCYRVGCCSSCCPCCCGCCGGCCSVPVVCCCRRSCGCGSCGCGSCGCGKGCCQQKCCCQQTCCCKKQGCS